In Vicingus serpentipes, the DNA window ACTTATTTATGGGGAGCGTTAGGCTATATTGTTAGTTTAATTTCTATCCCAACAATATATAGTTTGTTTTTGATTTTCAAACTAAGATTGCTGAATTACAATAAAAATCTAACTGCGCCAGAATCGAATAAAAGCTTTTTAAGCTATGGTTTTTACATGAGTTTAGGCGGAATGTTATCTCAACTTTTATACGCTGTAGATGTTATTTTAATTGGTAATTTAATTAAAGATGCAGAAATAATTGCTCAATATAAAACTTCAAACATTATTCCTTTTAGTTTATTAATTTTACCTGTTGCTATTTTAACTAACGACTTTGTTAAAATAACAAACGAAGCAGATAAAGACAAACGTTCCATTTGGCATTATTACCTTAATTATCTTAAAATAATGAGTGTAATATGTTTAGGAATTCTTGGTACATTTTACTTTTTCTCACAAGAAATTTTACTCATTTTTGGTAAAGAATACAGCAACGATAACAACCTCATGTTTATCTTTTCTGTGGGTGTTGTTGGGGCATTATTATTTAGAATCCCATTAGGAAATATATTATCGGCAATTGGTTGGCCAAAAATTAACGCACTTTTTTCGGTAATCGTTTTATTAATAAACATCGTTGCAGGCTATTATTGTGTAATTAATTATGGTGTAATGGGTGCTGCTTACACAACAGTTTTCTTAATGTGGTTTTCAGGAATATTATCGTTATTTGCATTATTAAAATTTTTAAAAACCGAATAGAACGCTTTATCTTCAATGTCGAAACTTAACAAACTAATCCAAGCCGTTAAAATTTTAGCTCAGAAACCTTATATGATTAATAAGGTTATTGATAACGAAGATGTACACCAAGATGAAGTTTTAAAAATAGGAACACAATACAAAGAAGGTATTCCTACTATAGATTTAACTGAAGTGCTGCCCAACTTTAATGAA includes these proteins:
- a CDS encoding oligosaccharide flippase family protein, coding for MSTVNFIQSFLQRKGGYVVFSSYFAKLITFIIAVYIIRFIPKAEYGFIVYASTIISFIAPFKGLGIHQGLLRFGSISKSQQLKKYYLNQTLKKGLLYTLLIIGALCAITPLLSSNMEDAFLYIILLSFQLVSLLLLEIIKIYSRLIHLNKLYSNITIYNNIFLLIGVIGATYLWGALGYIVSLISIPTIYSLFLIFKLRLLNYNKNLTAPESNKSFLSYGFYMSLGGMLSQLLYAVDVILIGNLIKDAEIIAQYKTSNIIPFSLLILPVAILTNDFVKITNEADKDKRSIWHYYLNYLKIMSVICLGILGTFYFFSQEILLIFGKEYSNDNNLMFIFSVGVVGALLFRIPLGNILSAIGWPKINALFSVIVLLINIVAGYYCVINYGVMGAAYTTVFLMWFSGILSLFALLKFLKTE